The proteins below come from a single Pseudomonas chlororaphis genomic window:
- a CDS encoding 4-aminobutyrate aminotransferase: protein MSSETISQSISIVHPISLSHGRNAEVWDTDGKRYIDFVGGIGVLNLGHCHPRIVEAIRTQATRLTHYAFNAAPHVPYIELMERLSAFIPVDYPISGMLTNSGAEAAENALKIVRGATGRTAVVAFDGAFHGRTLATLNLNGKVAPYKQKVGVLPGPVYHLPYPSQDNGITCAEALKAMERLFSVEIDVNDVACFIIEPVQGEAGFLALDVPFAQALRQFCDKQGIVLIVDEIQSGFGRTGQRFAFSRLGIEPDLILLGKSIAGGVPLGAVVGRKALLDNLPKGGLGGTYSGNPIACAAALATLDEMTDTHLHTWGTRQEAAIVSRYEAWRHRKLAPYLGRLTGVGAMRGLELAHADGTPAPTQLTQLLALAREAGLLLMPSGKSRHIIRLLAPLTTEPAVLEEGLDILEACLAKLS, encoded by the coding sequence ATGAGCAGCGAAACCATCAGCCAATCGATTTCCATCGTGCACCCCATCAGCCTCAGCCACGGCAGGAACGCCGAGGTCTGGGACACCGATGGCAAGCGCTACATCGATTTCGTCGGCGGCATCGGCGTGTTGAACCTCGGCCATTGCCATCCACGCATCGTCGAGGCGATTCGCACACAGGCGACCCGGCTGACCCACTACGCATTCAACGCTGCACCGCATGTGCCCTACATTGAACTGATGGAACGCCTGAGCGCGTTCATACCGGTGGACTACCCGATCAGTGGCATGCTCACCAACAGCGGTGCCGAAGCGGCGGAGAACGCCTTGAAGATCGTGCGCGGCGCCACCGGCCGCACCGCTGTCGTGGCGTTTGACGGCGCGTTCCATGGCCGCACCCTGGCCACGCTCAACCTCAACGGCAAGGTCGCGCCGTACAAACAGAAGGTCGGCGTGCTGCCCGGGCCGGTCTATCACCTGCCGTATCCGAGCCAGGACAACGGCATCACGTGCGCCGAGGCGCTCAAGGCCATGGAGCGGCTGTTCAGCGTCGAGATCGACGTGAACGACGTGGCCTGTTTCATCATCGAACCGGTGCAGGGCGAAGCCGGTTTCCTGGCCTTGGATGTGCCCTTTGCCCAGGCCCTGCGGCAGTTCTGCGATAAGCAGGGAATCGTGCTGATCGTCGATGAGATCCAGTCCGGCTTCGGTCGCACCGGCCAGCGCTTCGCATTTTCGCGCCTGGGCATCGAGCCGGACCTGATCCTGCTGGGCAAGAGCATCGCCGGCGGCGTGCCACTGGGCGCGGTGGTGGGACGCAAGGCGTTGCTCGACAACCTGCCCAAGGGTGGGCTGGGCGGAACCTATTCAGGCAACCCCATCGCCTGCGCCGCCGCATTGGCAACCCTGGACGAGATGACCGACACCCACCTGCACACCTGGGGCACGCGACAGGAAGCTGCGATTGTCAGCCGCTACGAAGCCTGGCGTCATCGTAAACTGGCGCCGTACCTGGGCCGCCTGACCGGCGTCGGCGCGATGCGCGGCCTCGAACTGGCCCACGCCGACGGCACGCCGGCACCGACACAACTGACCCAGTTGCTGGCCCTGGCACGGGAAGCGGGCCTGCTGTTGATGCCCAGTGGCAAGTCGCGACACATCATCCGCCTGTTGGCACCGTTGACGACCGAGCCGGCAGTGTTGGAGGAAGGCCTGGATATTCTCGAAGCGTGCCTGGCGAAGTTGTCCTGA
- a CDS encoding aldolase, producing MSVAPIQTTLGIKEQVSAAEWQTRVDLAACYRLVAMHGWDDLIFTHISAKVPGTEDFLINPYGLMFHEITASSLVKVDQAGNKLMDSPYDINPAGYTIHSAVHEVRHDVTCVLHTHTAAGVAVSAQKQGVLPISQQSLFVLSSLAYHAYEGVALNHEEKARLQADLGDSNFLMLHNHGLLTCGSSIADTFLMMFIFQRACDIQVLAQNGGAELIGIEPQILAGARAMIAGVTRSAQGMGGALAWPALLRKLDQQDSGYKS from the coding sequence GTGAGCGTAGCGCCCATCCAAACGACACTCGGTATCAAGGAACAGGTCAGTGCGGCTGAATGGCAAACCCGGGTGGACCTGGCCGCCTGTTACCGCCTGGTTGCGATGCATGGCTGGGATGACCTGATCTTCACCCACATTTCCGCGAAGGTCCCCGGCACCGAGGATTTCCTGATCAACCCGTACGGGCTGATGTTCCACGAGATCACCGCCTCCAGCCTGGTCAAGGTCGACCAGGCCGGCAACAAGCTGATGGACAGCCCCTACGACATCAACCCGGCCGGCTATACCATCCACAGCGCCGTGCATGAGGTGCGCCACGACGTGACGTGCGTGCTGCACACCCACACCGCCGCCGGCGTGGCGGTGTCGGCGCAGAAGCAAGGGGTGCTGCCGATCAGCCAGCAGTCGTTGTTCGTGCTGTCGAGCCTGGCTTATCACGCCTACGAAGGCGTGGCCTTGAACCACGAAGAGAAGGCGCGCCTGCAGGCGGACCTGGGTGACAGCAACTTCCTGATGCTGCACAACCATGGCTTGCTGACCTGTGGCTCCAGCATCGCCGATACGTTCTTGATGATGTTCATTTTCCAGCGCGCCTGTGACATTCAGGTCCTGGCGCAGAACGGTGGCGCCGAGCTGATCGGCATCGAACCGCAGATCCTGGCCGGCGCCCGGGCGATGATCGCCGGGGTGACCAGAAGTGCCCAAGGCATGGGCGGCGCGCTGGCCTGGCCGGCGTTGTTGCGCAAGCTCGACCAACAGGACAGCGGGTATAAAAGCTGA
- a CDS encoding histidine kinase, whose amino-acid sequence MINAHLMQLVINATNDGIVIAEKEGDEDNILIYVNPAFERLTGYSREEILYQDCRFLQSGDRDQPALKHIRQTLEQGGACREVLRNYRKDGTPFWNELSLSTVRNEADGRTYFVGVQKDVTAQVKAQQRTAQLEKELAEARETIARLEATNGANKIAN is encoded by the coding sequence ATGATCAACGCTCATTTGATGCAACTGGTCATCAACGCGACCAACGACGGGATTGTCATCGCCGAAAAAGAAGGTGACGAGGACAATATCCTGATCTATGTGAACCCGGCCTTCGAACGCCTGACCGGCTACAGCCGCGAGGAAATCCTCTATCAGGATTGTCGTTTCCTCCAGTCGGGTGATCGCGACCAGCCCGCCCTGAAGCACATTCGCCAGACCTTGGAACAAGGCGGTGCCTGCCGTGAGGTGCTGCGTAACTACCGCAAGGACGGCACGCCGTTCTGGAATGAGTTGTCGCTCTCCACGGTCAGAAACGAAGCCGATGGGCGTACGTACTTCGTCGGCGTGCAAAAGGACGTCACGGCCCAGGTCAAGGCTCAACAGCGCACGGCCCAGTTGGAAAAGGAACTGGCCGAAGCGCGGGAAACGATTGCCCGGCTCGAAGCGACGAACGGCGCAAACAAAATAGCGAATTAA
- a CDS encoding glycoside hydrolase, producing MAPVDTGVMTIHLHITLITETFPPEINGVANTLGRLYDGLCARGHRVELIRPRQGDDQRQASDEQLLLCRGWPLPGYPGLQWGQASMHKLLRRWKRHRPDVLYIATEGPLGLAALRAARRLGIAVVSGFHTNFQQYTQQYGLGLLSRVLTHYLRWFHNRSHLTLVPSLSQRLELERRHFERVALLSRGVDSQLFHPIKRSASLREAWGLGDDDMAVIHVGRLAPEKNLGLLKRSFDRLRSTFPERRMKLVVIGDGPQRAELEQALPEAIFCGSQRGETLASHYASGDLFVFPSLTETFGNVVLEALASGLGVVAYDQAAAAQHIRHGYNGVLAMPGDEEAFCEAACWLLEGRENLRCVRLNARQHASRQGWTAVIEQFEAQLRGACMTEQAIPAASTMR from the coding sequence ATGGCCCCGGTCGACACTGGGGTCATGACCATACACCTGCACATCACCCTCATCACTGAAACCTTCCCGCCGGAAATCAATGGTGTGGCCAATACCCTGGGCCGTCTGTACGACGGTTTGTGCGCCCGAGGGCACCGGGTCGAGCTGATCCGTCCCCGCCAGGGCGACGACCAGCGCCAGGCCAGTGACGAGCAATTGCTGTTGTGCCGGGGCTGGCCGTTGCCGGGTTATCCGGGCCTGCAGTGGGGCCAGGCGTCGATGCACAAGCTGCTGCGGCGCTGGAAACGTCACCGTCCCGACGTGCTGTACATCGCCACCGAAGGCCCGCTTGGGCTAGCCGCGTTGCGGGCGGCACGGCGCTTGGGGATCGCGGTGGTCAGTGGTTTCCACACCAATTTCCAGCAGTACACCCAGCAATACGGGCTCGGGCTGTTGAGCCGCGTACTCACGCATTACCTGCGCTGGTTTCATAACCGCTCCCACCTGACCCTCGTCCCCAGCCTCAGCCAGCGCCTGGAGCTGGAACGGCGGCACTTCGAACGCGTGGCATTGTTGTCGCGGGGTGTGGACAGCCAGCTGTTTCACCCGATAAAGCGCTCGGCCAGCCTGCGCGAGGCCTGGGGCCTGGGCGATGACGACATGGCAGTGATTCATGTCGGACGCCTGGCGCCGGAGAAGAACCTCGGCTTGCTCAAGCGCAGTTTCGACAGGCTGCGCAGTACATTCCCGGAGCGGCGGATGAAGCTGGTGGTGATCGGCGATGGCCCGCAACGCGCCGAACTGGAACAGGCACTGCCCGAGGCGATTTTCTGCGGTTCGCAACGTGGCGAAACGCTGGCCAGCCACTATGCCTCGGGAGACCTGTTTGTCTTCCCGAGCCTGACCGAAACCTTCGGCAACGTGGTGCTCGAAGCGCTGGCGTCCGGGTTGGGCGTGGTGGCCTATGACCAGGCCGCGGCGGCCCAGCACATTCGTCACGGCTATAACGGCGTGCTGGCGATGCCAGGGGATGAAGAGGCGTTCTGCGAGGCCGCCTGTTGGCTGCTGGAGGGTCGCGAGAACTTGCGCTGTGTGAGGCTCAATGCCCGCCAGCATGCCAGCCGCCAGGGTTGGACGGCCGTGATCGAGCAGTTCGAGGCGCAGTTGCGCGGGGCTTGCATGACTGAGCAGGCGATACCTGCCGCCTCGACAATGCGTTAG
- a CDS encoding cysteine biosynthesis protein CysZ encodes MPAPVLSGPQYLQEGLKLVLSPGLRLFVLLPLAINLVLFVGLIYLAGHQFSLWVDTLMPSLPEWLGFLSYILWPLFVVLVVLMVFFTFTLLANIIAAPFNGFLAEKVEVVIRGTDDFPALSWGELIAMVPRTFAREARKLGYFLPRALGLFVLSFIPVVNLVAAPLWLLFGVWMMAIQYIDYPADNHKLGWNEMLAWLRQKRWQSLGFGGSVYLALLIPVVNILMMPAAVAGATLFWVREQGAETALARQVP; translated from the coding sequence ATGCCCGCCCCTGTCCTGTCCGGCCCGCAATACCTGCAAGAAGGCCTCAAGCTGGTCTTGAGCCCGGGCCTGCGCCTGTTCGTCCTGTTGCCGTTGGCCATCAACCTGGTGCTGTTCGTCGGGCTGATCTACCTGGCCGGCCACCAGTTCAGCCTGTGGGTCGACACCCTGATGCCCTCGCTGCCGGAGTGGCTGGGCTTCCTCAGCTACATTCTCTGGCCGTTGTTCGTGGTACTGGTGGTGCTGATGGTGTTCTTCACCTTCACCCTGCTCGCCAACATCATCGCCGCGCCGTTCAACGGTTTTCTCGCGGAAAAGGTCGAGGTGGTCATCCGTGGCACCGATGACTTCCCGGCATTAAGCTGGGGTGAGCTGATCGCAATGGTTCCTCGCACCTTCGCCCGGGAGGCGCGCAAGCTCGGCTATTTCCTGCCCCGCGCCCTGGGGCTGTTCGTGCTGTCGTTCATTCCGGTGGTCAACCTGGTAGCCGCCCCGCTGTGGCTGCTGTTCGGGGTGTGGATGATGGCGATCCAGTACATCGACTACCCGGCGGACAACCACAAGCTGGGCTGGAACGAAATGCTCGCCTGGCTGCGGCAGAAGCGCTGGCAGAGCCTCGGCTTTGGCGGCAGCGTGTACCTGGCGCTGCTGATCCCCGTGGTCAACATCCTGATGATGCCGGCGGCCGTGGCCGGGGCGACCTTGTTCTGGGTGCGCGAGCAAGGGGCCGAAACCGCGTTGGCGCGGCAGGTCCCTTAA
- a CDS encoding cell division protein DedD, protein MNEQQRLELEAAAFRRLVAHLDSRKDVQNIDLMNLSGFCRNCLSKWYKAAADERQIEVSLDEAREVVYGMPYAEWKAQYQKEASAEQQAAFAKGKPDA, encoded by the coding sequence ATGAACGAGCAACAACGCCTCGAACTCGAAGCCGCCGCTTTCCGCCGGCTGGTTGCCCACCTGGACAGCCGCAAGGATGTGCAGAACATCGACCTGATGAACCTGTCCGGCTTCTGCCGCAACTGCCTGTCCAAGTGGTACAAGGCCGCCGCCGATGAACGCCAGATCGAGGTCAGCCTCGACGAAGCCCGCGAAGTGGTCTACGGCATGCCGTACGCCGAGTGGAAAGCCCAATACCAGAAAGAAGCCAGCGCCGAACAGCAAGCGGCGTTCGCCAAAGGAAAACCCGATGCCTGA
- a CDS encoding flavodoxin (An electron-transfer protein; flavodoxin binds one FMN molecule, which serves as a redox-active prosthetic group), whose protein sequence is MKVAILSGSVYGTAEEVARHAAKLLEAAGFEAWHNPRATLADIQAFAPQAMLAVTSTTGMGELPDNLMPLYSTLRDQLPAFLRGLPGGVIGLGDASYGDTFCAGGEQMSELFAELGVREVLPMLRLDASESVTPESDAEPWLQALIEALRT, encoded by the coding sequence ATGAAAGTCGCCATCCTTTCCGGCTCGGTCTATGGCACCGCCGAAGAAGTCGCCCGGCACGCCGCCAAACTGCTCGAAGCGGCGGGTTTCGAGGCGTGGCACAACCCGCGCGCCACCCTGGCGGATATCCAGGCGTTCGCTCCGCAGGCGATGCTAGCGGTGACCTCGACGACGGGCATGGGGGAGTTGCCGGACAACCTGATGCCGTTGTATTCGACCCTGCGCGACCAGTTGCCGGCATTCCTTCGTGGGTTGCCTGGGGGTGTGATCGGCTTGGGCGATGCCAGCTACGGGGACACCTTCTGCGCTGGTGGTGAGCAGATGAGCGAGTTGTTCGCCGAACTGGGCGTGCGAGAGGTGCTGCCCATGCTGCGCCTGGACGCCAGCGAGAGCGTCACGCCTGAAAGCGACGCCGAGCCGTGGCTACAGGCCTTGATCGAAGCCTTGCGTACTTGA
- a CDS encoding thioredoxin reductase (catalyzes the transfer of electrons from NADPH to thioredoxin; FAD/NAD(P) binding), which translates to MSEVRHSRVIILGSGPAGYSAAVYAARANLKPLLITGMQAGGQLTTTTEVDNWPGDVHGLTGPALMERMKEHAERFETEIVFDHINAVDFAAKPYTLTGDSATYTCDALIIATGASARYLGLPSEEAFMGKGVSACATCDGFFYRNKPVAVVGGGNTAVEEALYLANIASTVTLIHRRETFRAEKILIDKLNARVAEGKIILKLNATLDEVLGDNMGVTGARLKNNDGSFDEIKVDGVFIAIGHTPNTSLFEGQLELKDGYLVVKGGRDGNATATSVEGIFAAGDVADHVYRQAITSAGAGCMAALDTERYLDGLQNASF; encoded by the coding sequence ATGTCTGAAGTCCGTCATTCGCGAGTGATTATTCTCGGTTCCGGCCCTGCCGGTTACAGCGCTGCTGTCTATGCCGCCCGTGCCAACCTCAAGCCGCTGCTGATCACCGGCATGCAGGCCGGCGGTCAATTGACCACCACCACCGAAGTCGACAACTGGCCGGGCGATGTCCACGGCCTGACCGGCCCGGCCCTGATGGAGCGCATGAAAGAACACGCCGAGCGCTTCGAAACCGAGATCGTTTTCGATCACATCAACGCCGTGGACTTTGCCGCCAAGCCCTACACCCTGACCGGTGACAGCGCGACCTACACGTGCGATGCCCTGATCATCGCCACCGGTGCCAGCGCTCGCTACCTGGGCCTGCCGTCGGAAGAAGCCTTCATGGGCAAGGGTGTTTCCGCCTGCGCCACCTGCGACGGTTTCTTCTATCGCAACAAACCCGTGGCAGTGGTCGGCGGCGGCAACACCGCTGTCGAGGAAGCCTTGTACCTGGCCAACATCGCCAGCACGGTCACCCTGATCCACCGTCGTGAAACCTTCCGCGCCGAGAAGATCCTGATCGACAAGCTCAACGCCCGCGTTGCCGAAGGCAAGATCATCCTCAAGCTCAACGCGACCCTGGACGAAGTGCTGGGCGACAACATGGGCGTGACCGGCGCGCGCCTGAAGAACAACGATGGCAGTTTCGACGAGATCAAGGTCGACGGCGTGTTCATCGCCATCGGCCACACGCCGAACACTTCGCTGTTCGAAGGCCAGCTGGAGCTCAAGGACGGCTACCTGGTCGTCAAGGGCGGCCGTGACGGCAATGCCACCGCCACCAGCGTCGAAGGCATCTTCGCGGCCGGCGACGTGGCCGACCACGTCTACCGCCAGGCCATCACCTCGGCCGGTGCCGGCTGCATGGCGGCCCTGGACACCGAGCGTTACCTGGACGGCCTGCAGAACGCTTCGTTCTGA
- a CDS encoding alpha/beta hydrolase, with protein sequence MPLAQIPLRIWRQRSQIFLFRGHAIRYWVAGQGEPLLLIHGFPTASWDWHYLWQPLAQRYRVITCDMLGFGDSAKPADHTYSLLEQADLQQALLAHLNVRQGVHVLAHDYGDSVAQELIARHYEARLNVASCVFLNGGLFPETHRPVLAQKLLLSPLGWLLGRAFSRQSLVKSFRQIFGPRTGPTESVLDDFWSLIEAHHGPRIMHKLIAYIPERRVQRDRWVQAMQRDDVPLRVIDGALDPISGEHMVARYESLIPNPDTVLLSEIGHYPHTEAPVQVLKHYLAFRENIAPRCRKVAYS encoded by the coding sequence ATGCCCCTGGCCCAGATTCCCTTGCGTATCTGGCGCCAGCGCAGCCAGATCTTCCTGTTCCGCGGCCATGCCATCCGTTACTGGGTGGCGGGGCAGGGCGAGCCGCTGCTGCTGATCCACGGCTTTCCTACTGCCAGTTGGGACTGGCATTACCTGTGGCAGCCGTTGGCGCAGCGCTACCGGGTGATCACCTGTGACATGCTCGGTTTCGGCGACTCCGCCAAGCCGGCGGACCACACCTACAGCCTGCTGGAACAGGCCGATCTGCAACAGGCCTTGCTGGCGCACCTGAACGTGCGGCAAGGGGTGCATGTGCTGGCCCACGACTACGGTGACAGTGTGGCCCAGGAACTCATCGCCCGGCACTACGAAGCGCGCCTCAACGTTGCCAGTTGCGTCTTTCTCAATGGCGGCCTGTTCCCCGAAACCCACCGGCCGGTGCTGGCCCAGAAACTGTTGCTCAGCCCGCTGGGCTGGCTGCTGGGGCGGGCGTTTTCGCGGCAAAGCCTGGTCAAGAGCTTCCGGCAGATCTTCGGCCCCCGCACCGGCCCCACCGAAAGCGTGCTGGATGATTTCTGGAGCCTGATAGAAGCGCATCACGGGCCGCGGATCATGCACAAGCTCATCGCCTACATTCCCGAGCGGCGAGTACAGCGTGATCGCTGGGTGCAGGCGATGCAGCGTGACGACGTGCCCTTGCGGGTGATCGACGGGGCGCTCGATCCGATTTCCGGCGAGCACATGGTGGCGCGCTACGAATCGCTGATCCCCAATCCGGATACGGTGCTGCTGTCCGAGATCGGCCACTACCCCCACACCGAGGCCCCGGTGCAGGTGCTCAAGCATTACCTGGCGTTTCGCGAAAACATCGCGCCACGGTGCAGAAAGGTGGCCTACTCCTGA
- a CDS encoding HopJ type III effector protein, with translation MPDLDTLRTRLKSGEHLFADTLAFIAAGYDYQPQAFTNGGVTNAAGQNEGSCKTLGLALLEGLSDEEALLAFGEHYRSVLATPEGSDHGNIRALMAHGLAGVKFEAQPLQRR, from the coding sequence ATGCCTGATCTCGACACCCTGCGCACCCGTCTCAAAAGCGGTGAACACCTGTTCGCCGACACCCTGGCCTTCATCGCCGCCGGCTATGACTACCAACCCCAGGCTTTCACCAATGGTGGCGTGACCAACGCCGCGGGGCAGAACGAAGGTTCCTGCAAGACCCTGGGCCTGGCCTTGCTCGAAGGCTTGAGCGACGAAGAAGCGCTGCTGGCATTTGGCGAGCATTACCGTTCGGTGCTGGCCACGCCCGAAGGCAGCGATCACGGCAATATCCGTGCGCTGATGGCGCATGGGTTGGCCGGCGTGAAGTTCGAGGCGCAGCCGCTGCAGCGTCGCTGA
- the folX gene encoding D-erythro-7,8-dihydroneopterin triphosphate epimerase (catalyzes the formation of dihydromonapterin triphosphate from dihydroneopterin triphosphate), protein MSQLQPAMARIKVKDLRLRTFIGINEDEILNKQDVLINLTILYAAQEAVRDNDIDHALNYRTITKAVIAHVEGNRFALLERLTQELLDLIMANESVLYAEVEVDKPHALRFAESVSITLAASRATQ, encoded by the coding sequence ATGTCACAACTTCAGCCCGCCATGGCACGCATCAAGGTCAAGGACCTGCGCCTGCGCACCTTCATCGGCATCAACGAGGACGAGATCCTCAACAAACAGGATGTGTTGATCAACCTGACCATCCTCTACGCCGCCCAGGAGGCGGTGCGCGACAATGACATCGACCACGCCTTGAACTACCGCACCATCACCAAGGCGGTGATCGCCCACGTGGAGGGCAATCGCTTCGCCCTGCTCGAACGCCTGACCCAGGAGCTTTTGGACCTGATCATGGCCAACGAGTCGGTGCTGTACGCCGAAGTCGAGGTCGACAAGCCCCATGCCTTGCGCTTTGCCGAGTCGGTGTCGATCACCCTGGCGGCCAGCCGGGCGACCCAATAG
- a CDS encoding dihydrofolate reductase yields the protein MPSAPAPILITGAAQRVGLHCARRCLEDGQPVIATYRTERPGVQVLRDLGATVLFADFSSEAGILAFIERLQQHTDRLRAIVHNASAWLAEDPGNEAQAFGAMFGVHMLAPYLINLHCAGLLQRSNPADIVHISDDVTRKGSTRHIAYCATKAGLESLTLSFAAKYAPAIKVNGIAPALLMFNPEDDAAYRAKALAKSALGIEPGSEVIYQSLRYLLDNPYVTGTTLSVNGGRHVK from the coding sequence ATGCCCAGCGCCCCCGCTCCGATCCTGATCACCGGCGCCGCCCAACGCGTCGGCCTGCATTGTGCCCGCCGCTGCCTGGAAGACGGCCAGCCGGTGATCGCGACCTATCGCACCGAACGCCCGGGCGTACAGGTACTGCGGGACCTTGGAGCCACTGTGCTGTTTGCTGATTTCTCCAGCGAAGCCGGGATCCTGGCCTTTATCGAGCGGCTTCAGCAGCACACTGATCGCCTGCGGGCCATCGTGCACAACGCGTCGGCCTGGCTGGCCGAAGACCCCGGCAACGAAGCGCAGGCATTCGGCGCCATGTTCGGCGTGCACATGCTGGCGCCGTACCTGATCAACCTGCACTGCGCCGGCTTGCTGCAGCGTTCGAACCCGGCCGACATCGTGCACATCAGCGATGACGTGACGCGCAAGGGCAGCACCCGACACATCGCCTACTGCGCCACCAAGGCCGGCCTCGAAAGCCTGACCTTGTCATTCGCGGCAAAATACGCACCGGCCATCAAGGTCAACGGCATCGCCCCGGCCCTGCTAATGTTCAATCCCGAAGACGACGCGGCCTACCGGGCCAAGGCCCTGGCCAAGTCCGCACTGGGTATCGAGCCCGGCAGCGAGGTGATCTACCAGAGCCTGCGCTACCTGCTGGACAACCCTTATGTCACCGGCACGACGCTGTCCGTCAACGGCGGGCGGCACGTCAAGTAG
- a CDS encoding MerR family transcriptional regulator: MSVITEDNFIFKAPGAWAREDLFPIREVARLTGVNPVTLRAWERRYGLIQPTRTDSGHRLYSLGDIEKVRSILAWIERGVAVSKVGKILAKTESVQSVCALIPSDLVRADYAQWQQQVADAVGQFDDVELDRIYGQIFSTYAVPVVFQDILMPLWRQLLQRQQVFGQTSEWVFFDGFLRSRIIQRLLLKREGVSRRVLVCAIAGQCRELELLVTALFLSKADVGVRVLATGLPFDELTLVCQKIQPLALVVVSHHAPAPELPKRLGKLAMSLDCPLLLAGDASDLAQDALAGSSIGCLGNEGTVMRQRLRQFLAGNLDT; this comes from the coding sequence ATGAGCGTAATCACTGAGGACAATTTCATCTTCAAGGCGCCAGGGGCCTGGGCGCGCGAAGACTTGTTCCCCATCCGTGAAGTCGCGCGCCTGACCGGTGTGAACCCTGTGACGCTGCGCGCCTGGGAGCGTCGCTACGGCCTGATCCAGCCCACTCGCACCGACAGCGGACACCGCCTGTATTCGTTGGGCGACATTGAAAAGGTACGCAGCATCCTGGCCTGGATCGAGCGTGGCGTGGCGGTCAGCAAGGTGGGCAAGATCCTGGCGAAGACCGAGTCGGTGCAGTCGGTCTGCGCGTTGATTCCCTCGGACCTGGTCAGGGCCGACTACGCCCAATGGCAGCAGCAGGTGGCGGATGCGGTGGGTCAGTTCGACGACGTGGAACTGGACCGCATCTATGGCCAGATCTTTTCCACCTACGCGGTGCCCGTCGTCTTCCAGGACATCCTGATGCCGCTCTGGCGGCAGTTGCTGCAACGCCAGCAAGTGTTCGGGCAAACCAGCGAATGGGTGTTCTTCGACGGTTTCCTGCGTTCACGCATCATCCAGCGGTTGCTGCTCAAGCGCGAAGGCGTGTCGCGACGGGTGCTGGTCTGCGCCATCGCCGGCCAGTGTCGCGAGCTGGAGCTGCTGGTCACGGCGCTGTTCCTGTCCAAGGCGGATGTGGGGGTCAGGGTGCTGGCGACCGGTTTGCCTTTCGATGAGCTGACCCTGGTGTGCCAGAAGATCCAGCCGCTCGCGCTGGTGGTGGTGTCCCATCATGCGCCGGCCCCCGAATTGCCCAAGCGCCTGGGCAAGTTGGCCATGAGCCTGGATTGCCCGTTGTTGCTGGCCGGCGATGCGTCTGACCTGGCGCAGGACGCCCTGGCCGGTTCGTCGATCGGCTGCCTGGGTAACGAAGGGACCGTGATGCGCCAGCGCCTGCGTCAATTTCTGGCAGGCAACCTGGACACCTGA